The following proteins are encoded in a genomic region of Streptomyces cathayae:
- the tpg gene encoding telomere-protecting terminal protein Tpg, translated as MSLFGDGLDAAVHKAFTRPAPKSAPAQMRYLVKQMGGTKPVAQMLRISQRTVERYVKDQIKKPRPELAARLEREVKKRWQPQIRAKARQKAATTGGIVIDTRARLGYTAPIGSTDQDRIRHLTIALPPRYAARLFEAQEAGAGDARLQEIAAEALKEVYFQDGGRRAGSLEEVRFTDIEHLEFDL; from the coding sequence ATGAGCCTGTTCGGGGACGGCCTGGACGCCGCGGTGCACAAGGCGTTCACCCGCCCGGCTCCCAAGAGCGCGCCCGCGCAGATGCGCTACCTGGTCAAGCAGATGGGAGGCACCAAGCCGGTCGCCCAGATGCTGCGCATCTCCCAGCGCACCGTCGAGCGGTACGTGAAGGACCAGATCAAAAAGCCCCGTCCGGAGCTCGCCGCGCGCCTGGAGCGCGAGGTGAAGAAGCGGTGGCAGCCGCAGATCCGGGCGAAGGCCCGGCAGAAGGCGGCGACCACCGGCGGCATCGTCATCGACACCCGCGCCCGCCTCGGCTACACCGCGCCGATCGGGTCGACGGACCAGGACCGCATCCGGCACCTGACCATCGCCCTGCCCCCGCGCTACGCCGCCCGCCTCTTCGAGGCCCAGGAGGCCGGGGCCGGCGACGCCCGACTCCAGGAGATCGCCGCCGAAGCCCTCAAGGAGGTGTACTTCCAGGACGGCGGACGCCGCGCCGGAAGCCTGGAGGAGGTCCGCTTCACGGACATCGAGCACCTGGAGTTCGACCTGTAG